The Muntiacus reevesi chromosome 5, mMunRee1.1, whole genome shotgun sequence genome segment TGATGAGAACCCTGTATTATTGAGAGATTTGGAAAGGTTGCTGAAGGAGGATTTAGGATGGGACATAGAAGGATGGAGGAGGGATCAGGGTTGGGATGGGAAGGAAAGCCTGTGAGAAAGGGGACTCACCTGTGGCCCCAGCCTTCCAAGTGACTGTGAAGGGAGAAGAAAGCAGGCTAGAGCTGAGGATTCGGCATTCCAGACCCGGCGTTAAAAAGTCTATTGGACTTCAAAGAACTGAAGTCTAGCAAGGAAAGGAATACTAGTAAATCTTGACTTTAGGAACTTGAGTCTTGCCAAAAGGtcccaaaactaaataaaaattaatctccACATGCCCTAAATCAGAACTAACCCCAAGCAAGTAGTCttgaaggaggagaaaagaataggctccatcttgaaagcagaacTCCATCTTGGGCCATACTGTGGACTTTGAGCGATAGGCTCAGTGTCTATAGAAACGatataccaactggaaaaccggAACCccggatggaagagccccagggctcgtacctagactctctgtcgcctgaaagaataccctaattatctatCTAACCCAATAGAAtcaaattctattatgcttattggggtatgaccacaggcctattgataattgtccactgttaactacctaggcttaaggcatgtGAATCATGGGCTAACTTTGACTGTgtcttcctttgttcagactagtttcagggaatttggggaggtgggtttgggcagaTACACTGAGGGTATTGTAGCCACGCATTCTGGGAAACAAagtcactcagaaggacaatgcagacagtgagtgcagtttattacactggcgggcccaaggcagagtttcctcttagccaaggaccccgaccagtttttgtgaaaaccttatatgccctaagtgtacgtgcccaaacccacttccccaaattccctgaaactagtcaaaggaaaagaaagatacaatcaaagttaaccggtgattcatatgccttaagcctaggtagttaacagtggacaattatcaataggcctgtggtcataccccaataagcataatgaaatttatgattctattaggttacacagataattagggtattctttcaGGTGACGCagagtctaggtacgagccctggggctcttccatccggGGTTCTgcttttccagttggtatgtcgtttctatagatactgggcatatcgCTCGAAGTCCACAGTaaggcccaagatggagtcctgctttcaagatgaagactgttctgtttcctccttcaagggtatataaggttttcacaaaaactggtcagggtccttggctaagagactctgccttgggcccaccagtgtaataaactgcactccactatctgcattgtcctcctgagtgagtttgtttcccggaaggCGTGGCTACAGCAGTCTTGTATCTTGGCTGACCGACCTGAGGTCAGTGCTGTCCATGGTAACATCTTTTGTGTGGCTTATAAcctgcttctattttttaaagaccACTGGGTGGGGGGAACGAGATCTGTTTGGTAGATGAGGAAGCTGTCTAGGGTCACGGCCAGGAAGACGTACGGCGTCCACGCTGCCGAGTCCTGTCAGGCTCCGAGGGCCGGGCCCCCTGAGGCTGGCGGCGCGTCCAGGACTCCCGCCGCGACCAGTCTCCGCCTCGCCATCCCTTGCAGAAAGCTCCGTCCCCCCGGGGACCTGACGACCCGCCACTTTGGCAATATCCAATGAATCTTAGCCGGGGGCGGGACACACTCCACCGAAGGCCAATCCAATTGGTTCGGGGCGGGGCTGCGGCGGGTGGGAGCTGAGCGGCGAACCGCGGTCTTCCCAGCCCGGAGAGACCGCCGCGCTGGCTGCGCGCAACGGGTGCGCGCGCCCGCCGCCCGCACAGCCCTTCTGTCCGCTCGGCGCGTCCCTCTCCTGCTCTCCGGTACCCGCCGGGAGAGGGGCTCGGGAGTCCGGCCCCAGCCAGGGCTGAGACCGGGGCGGCAGCCGCGGGACGAGCGTCTGAGGTGGGTTCGGAGCGGAAGGGCTGGAGGCCGGGAGGCGGGGAGGCCGGGCAGGCGGATGACTGGGTTCGCCCCGCCAATGGACTCCGGGTCACCAGAGGGAAAGGCCGGCCGAGTTGCGGAACCCGACTCCTGGCCTGCCTGGGTCCCGGACGCTCGTCCCCCCGCCCTCCCAGGCCACAAGCCTCCCCGCTGAGGGCAACCCTCCGCTCTGGCTGCCCGCGGCCTCCTAACCCCCCTGCCCTTTGTCGCCTGTGCACCTGCCTTTCGGCCTTGTGCTCCATCCGCCCTCTCCAGGCCAGGCCCCGGCCCAGCCTTCCCTGCTCAGGACCCAGCCCCAAATTAGACTTGCTTCTTCAGCCCCTAGTCCGTCCCTCTTTGTCGTCTGTGCACCTGTCACCCCAACTCTGTTCATTCACTccaccaccctgcccccagcATCTTCATCTAAATTCAGCCTAGGCCTTCCGCCCCCTGCCCGTCCTGGGAGTTCCTCCCGCCGCTCTGATTATCCCCTACACCTGGCCCCCTCGGCCCCAGCCCCCTGTCCTCCCCCGTCCACGCTCCTTTGTTATGTCTGCAGCTGTCCCCTCGGCTCTATTCATCCTCCTCCAGCGGACCCCTTTCTCCCTCTGACCAGGGGGCCACCCCCTCCAGGCTCTGTTCTGTCATACCTCCCATTAGTGCCCGGCCCACTGCCCACCCAGCCTGgccttttcccttcctttcagCCCAGCCCTCTCACCTCCTACCCAGGGTATCCTCGCCCTCTCCCAGCTGGTCCAGCCTTCCCTGGactgccccccgcccctccaCACCAACCTGTCTCCCTGCCCCATATACTCTCTTTTCCTTGCTGCGCGCTTCTCCTAACCTGCGTAGCCTCTACCGTTGGTCCCCCGTTCACCCTTTCCTCCCCGCCCAGGTGCTGCCGAGAGGCCATGGAGCTGTGTGGCAAGAAGAAGCTTCACGCCCTGTCCCTGGCCGAGAAGATCCAGGTGCTGGAACTCCTGGATGAGTCCAAGATGTCCCAGTCGGAGGTGGCCCGGCGTTTCCAGGTCTCCCAGCCTCAGATCTCCCGCATCTGCAAGAATAAAGAGAAGCTGCTGGCCGACTGGTGCAGCGGCACGGCCAACCGGGAGCGCAAGCGCAAGCGGGAGTCCAAGTACAGCGGCATCGACGAGGCTCTCCTCTGCTGGTACCACATTGCCCGGGCCAAGGCCTGGGACGTGACGGGGCCCATGCTGCTCCACAAAGCCAAGGAGCTGGCCGACATCCTGGGCCAGGACTTTGTGCCCAGCATCGGCTGGCTGGTCCGCTGGAAACGCCGAAACAACGTGGGCTTCGGGGCCCGCCACATATTGGCGCCTCCGCTCCCCCCTGAGCCGCCTCCCCCAGCTCCCACTCCCCAGGCCCAGCTGCCTCTTTCTCTTAAGGATTTCTCCCCAGAGgacatttttggctgtgttgaagTGCCCTTGCTGTATCGGGCGGTGCCCGGCAGAGCGGGCACATGTGATCGGGTGCAGGTGCTGTTGTGTGCCAACAGCAGGGGCACAGAGAAACGGCGGCTGTTGGTCAGTGGGCCCCAGGCTGCCCCACGGTGCTTCTTCGGGGTCAGCAGTGAGGCCCTGCCTGCCTCCTACCACCCTGACCTGGCCATCCCCTGGTCGGAGTGGTTGTCACAGTTCGATCGGGACATGGGGCGGCAGGGCCGGCAGGTAGCCTTGCTGATGGCTGCCCGAGTGGTGGAGAAGGTGGCAGGCCTGCCTGGGCTCTGCCACGTGAGGGTCTTGCCTCTGTCTGCTGCGAGCCCCACGCCGCCCCTGCCCAGCTCCGTGGTCCGGGCGTTTAAGGCTCATTACCGGTGCCGTCTGTTGAGCAAGCTGGCTGCCGCCCAGAGCGATAGGGCTGGTACGTCACTGGCTGAGGTCGGGATGGGCATCACAGTGCTGGATGCTCTGCACATGGCAGCAGCGGCCTGGGCCAAGGTGCCTCTCCAGCTCATTGTGAGCAGCTTCATTCAGGAAGGGCTGGCTCCCGGCAAAACACCACGGGCCCAGGACCAAGCCTCAGAGGTTCCTCAGGTCCCCAGTGGGCTGAGCCTCGAGGAATTTTCCCGCTTTGTGGATCTGGAGAGTGAGGAGCCTGTGTCTGGAGCCTGCAAAGAGGAGGTGGGCCCTGCAGACGAGGCAGGGGGCGGAGAGGACGGCTTCGAGCCCCTGCCCACCAAGGCCGATGCCCTCCGGGCTCTGGGCACCTTGAGGAGGTGGTTGGAGTGCAGTGGCACCACCCCGGAGCTATTTGAAAATTTCTATGCCTGTGAGGAGGGGGTGGAGCGACTCTGCTGCCTGTGAAGGGCCCTTCCTGCCGAAGCCCCCTCCTCTCCTGTTTCCCATGGAAACGCCCTCTCTCAGAAGGCAGGTTGGGGGCTGGTCTCTTTCCCGTGGAAATGGAGCTTTTGTGAAAGGTGTTGAAGGGAGACAAGTTGGGAGACCAAGTCTAGGCTCTGAGCAAAAGTTGTCCAAGCCCTGAGAAGAGAATCTAAAGACGGGGCATTGGGTAGTGAAGCTCAGCTGCATAGTTTCTGAACCTCTGTGGAGGCTGGGACTTAAGAAGGTGGAATAGGGCTTTACAGACAGACAGACTCCTTGAACTCCGTGTTCAAAACAGTTCTGCTTCTGGAAATAAAGCTTTTAATCAGAAAAGAGGCCAAGGTGTTattttcatgtgtgtatgtgtgctcagtcatgtctgactttttgcaacaccatggactcaccaggctcctttgtccatggaattttccaggcaagaatcctgaagtaggttgccattttctccccaaggggatcttactgacccagggatcgaaccagcatctcttgcgtctcctgcattggcaggcagattctttaccactgtgccccctgggaagcccattattttcATGGGAGGAGGGTATAGAAACTTTCAactcaggttttttgtttttgttttatgcaggccacttttaaagtctttattaagtttgttacaatattgtttctgttttatgttttggtttttgaccTCAAAGtatgcgggatcttagctccccaaccaggatgAACCCTCATGCCCTACACTGGaagacgaagtcttaaccactgggtcaccaaggaagtcccaagactCAGATTTTTTAAACTGATTGCCAAGGATTGCTGCCATGCAGCTGTCTAGAGTTGTCTGAGAATGACCAGGAGTGAACCTCCTCTCCCAGAACTCCAGCAAGAAGGAACCCTGGGCATGAGGATTGCTCATGGGCTAACAGACAGACAGATTCTCAGGACATTCTGCTTCTCTGATCATTTCCCTCTTTTGGGAATTCACCTCTATTGGGGTGGTgtctgaaaaaggaaaaggggCAGCTAGGAACATTCTAAGGAAATAGAAGGAGCCAGAACTtggaagtcattcattcattcttttttttttttttttcatttgtctgatTATTTCACATCTCTTTAGCAAGGCTTCTTGAGGGCAAGATTGCAAAGATCGTGTCCCTGCTGGGCAGGACCTTGCAGACAGTGGCTGTGGAGTGCGATTAATGGTCATCCTAAAGGCATGTCAGGACTGTGAGCCTAGGAAGCCTCCGGAGGAGGGAAGGACAGACAGGAGAGGCAAGGACAAGACAGGACAGTCCTGGCCAAAGGGCAGCGGGCACGGAGGCAACTTTTCCCAGAGCGCACAGGGAGCAGGAGAGGCCTGGAGCCCACCGAGCCTAGCGATGGGGCACCCCCAAAGAGTTTCAGTCATGGTGCGGACAGATTATTTGTAAGGTTCTAGAAAACTGAGGTGTGGAGTTGGGTCAGAGAGGTGAGACCTAGAGGAAGAGAAACTCTCACTGGTCCCCGTGAGAGATGGGGCAGACCGAGCCAGATCCAGggagcagggcaggaagagaatggtTTACCTGGAAAGGATAGGGACTTTGGATGCAGACAGACTCGGGCTGGTGAAGAGTCAGCTCCTGGCAGAAATCGTACATGTGGTCTTTCAGGTCGACTTCGGGAATCACAAGCCAGCACAGTGCAGTTTTCTGGGGGCATCGCTGGCAAGGACGCAGGCCAGCTGTGCATCTccagcccaggctcctccccatgAGGGCCTCAGCCAAGACCCTTACTGGGTCTTACTGGGATCCTTACTGGGGTTGTGGGCTGAGACTCTTCCACCTTGATGCAGCATTTTTCACTCCtagcccttctctccctccctcccccactccgaCCCCCAGAGCCCATAAAGAGGAAGGAGCCCCTTCAGCAGCCTGCCATCTGATCCTCCTCTCCAGACTGGTGAAAATGGGCACCTGGGTAGTTGGTGCCTCTTTCTGCCCCTCACAGGGACACCTCAGCGAATAAAGGCCGACTGTCCTTTCAGTTTGGCTCATCGTCCTCACtgaccacctccacacctggctgCTCAACGGTGAGACAGAGGTATGTCACGGTCCACTCGTAAACTGTTCTGAAGCTTCTTGCCAGCTTTCCATTCACAGCATAAGATCTCAAGTCATCTGTCTTTCCCCACAGATTCTGCTTTCCTACCTGCATTCATTcctttttccttatatttatttatttccctgctctgggtcttggttgcggcaCTTGGGATCTTGAGCTGAGgcgtgcaaactcttagttgcagcatgtgggacctagttccctgaccagggatggaacctggggcccctgccctGAGAGTGAGAGTcgtagccactgggccaccagggaagtccccctgcctGTACTCATTTAAGTTGTCCTTTTTCTGAAGTTATTCCAGTTCTGACATAACTCTTTAAATGTTGAAGCCAAAACTTACAGGATCTGTAAAGACCTGACCAGAGTAACAGAGGGGATGGATGAGCTGTGTTCCCAGGGGTCCTACTCCTGTTGGAGGAGCAGGATACAGCACAGGGTTTTCTCATTGACTTCATCCCagagccttttctttctttctttttttttaacccatccaTTACGTCTTCCTTTCTTGTATTGTTACC includes the following:
- the TIGD3 gene encoding tigger transposable element-derived protein 3, with product MELCGKKKLHALSLAEKIQVLELLDESKMSQSEVARRFQVSQPQISRICKNKEKLLADWCSGTANRERKRKRESKYSGIDEALLCWYHIARAKAWDVTGPMLLHKAKELADILGQDFVPSIGWLVRWKRRNNVGFGARHILAPPLPPEPPPPAPTPQAQLPLSLKDFSPEDIFGCVEVPLLYRAVPGRAGTCDRVQVLLCANSRGTEKRRLLVSGPQAAPRCFFGVSSEALPASYHPDLAIPWSEWLSQFDRDMGRQGRQVALLMAARVVEKVAGLPGLCHVRVLPLSAASPTPPLPSSVVRAFKAHYRCRLLSKLAAAQSDRAGTSLAEVGMGITVLDALHMAAAAWAKVPLQLIVSSFIQEGLAPGKTPRAQDQASEVPQVPSGLSLEEFSRFVDLESEEPVSGACKEEVGPADEAGGGEDGFEPLPTKADALRALGTLRRWLECSGTTPELFENFYACEEGVERLCCL